A window of the Butyricimonas virosa genome harbors these coding sequences:
- a CDS encoding ATP-binding protein, with protein MRVLTADINGIIRELSLNENDILIPLFECVVNAIQAIDECNDRTQGYIDINITRDETQTELFEQYSTYPLQTITVVDNGIGFTDENIESYTRAYSSKKQKLGGKGIGRFAMLSFFENIDIDSTTQISGGFRRKKLHLDRENGFTEELAETKLKERRTSVCLSSLLPKFQKASSKYQQEVMADAVLNHCLLYFINGIAPKIRIIEKDNVIDLKNQFSPKDYIIDEKNISHKGHTFKLSFIKSEKKYHSICLCANNRKVKGKKVTSILPIFSSPIKWNNVDTYFDLFVISEYLDDKVNSSRTDFRFPKEQKEDEIPDIIENEITEKELYHLILDSIQKNFASEIDERRNITKNKVNNYLATDKGLGYRCLSLQASFFDNVPDDISDTKLDELLHEEEYKQSKIVKSKLDKLSNRDYTSKDDYQKLLKEYVALSTDFGRNELAKYVAHRKTIIDLLDKYLQWCDNEKNYEQEQALHNIIYTMGGSSDTIEYDKNNLWLLDDRLVFHRYIYSDKQIRLHAPVEGIAESQKETDIAIYDTSYVYGEKDDYQTVNSVVIFELKRPNRDITYDEFSKQMLDQICGIEEGKTTDYNGKHIALRDHTPITFYYVCDVNAFEGLKNRALKDGYKLTPYNSLFRLVDNCHQEIFTYQTLLINARRRNMIFFKKLGL; from the coding sequence ATGAGAGTACTCACAGCTGATATTAACGGAATTATACGCGAATTAAGTTTGAATGAAAACGACATCTTAATTCCATTATTTGAGTGTGTAGTTAATGCTATTCAAGCAATAGATGAATGTAATGATAGAACTCAAGGATATATTGATATTAATATAACACGCGACGAGACACAGACGGAATTATTTGAACAATATTCAACATACCCTTTACAAACGATAACAGTCGTGGATAATGGTATCGGTTTTACAGATGAAAATATTGAAAGTTATACTAGAGCTTATTCCTCAAAAAAGCAAAAATTAGGAGGAAAAGGGATTGGCCGTTTTGCGATGTTGTCATTTTTTGAAAATATTGATATTGATAGTACTACTCAAATTTCAGGTGGATTCAGACGAAAAAAACTTCATTTAGATAGAGAAAATGGATTTACGGAAGAACTTGCTGAAACCAAACTTAAAGAAAGGAGAACTTCCGTCTGTTTATCATCTTTGCTGCCAAAATTTCAAAAAGCATCATCTAAATATCAGCAAGAGGTGATGGCAGATGCCGTATTGAACCATTGCTTATTATATTTTATTAATGGGATTGCGCCTAAAATAAGAATAATTGAAAAAGACAATGTAATCGACCTGAAAAACCAATTCTCTCCTAAAGACTATATTATAGATGAAAAAAACATTAGCCATAAAGGACACACATTCAAATTGTCTTTTATAAAGTCTGAAAAAAAATATCATTCCATTTGTTTATGTGCCAATAATAGAAAGGTTAAAGGGAAAAAAGTAACCTCCATCCTTCCGATTTTTAGCTCTCCTATCAAATGGAATAACGTAGATACATATTTTGATTTATTTGTAATTTCAGAATATTTAGATGATAAAGTTAATTCTTCGAGAACTGACTTTCGCTTTCCTAAAGAACAAAAAGAAGATGAAATACCAGACATCATCGAAAATGAGATTACTGAAAAAGAATTATATCATTTGATTCTTGATTCTATTCAAAAAAATTTTGCGAGCGAAATTGATGAACGAAGAAATATTACAAAAAATAAAGTCAATAATTATCTAGCAACAGACAAGGGACTTGGCTACCGATGCCTCAGTCTTCAAGCTTCTTTTTTCGACAATGTGCCTGATGATATTTCAGATACAAAATTAGATGAACTACTACATGAAGAAGAATACAAGCAATCAAAAATTGTCAAGTCAAAATTAGACAAATTAAGTAATCGAGATTATACATCAAAAGATGATTATCAAAAATTGCTCAAAGAATATGTGGCATTATCAACAGATTTCGGTAGAAATGAACTGGCTAAATATGTCGCACACCGAAAAACAATCATTGATTTATTAGACAAGTACCTTCAATGGTGTGATAATGAGAAGAATTATGAACAGGAACAGGCCCTTCATAACATTATTTATACAATGGGCGGTTCTAGTGATACAATTGAGTACGACAAGAACAATCTTTGGCTACTTGATGATAGATTAGTTTTTCATAGATACATATATAGTGACAAACAAATACGATTACATGCACCAGTAGAAGGTATTGCAGAATCACAGAAAGAAACGGATATTGCCATATATGATACTTCATATGTTTATGGAGAAAAAGATGATTATCAAACAGTAAACTCCGTAGTGATTTTTGAGCTAAAAAGGCCCAATAGAGATATTACCTATGATGAATTTTCTAAACAAATGTTGGATCAAATTTGTGGCATTGAAGAAGGCAAGACCACGGATTATAATGGCAAGCACATCGCATTAAGGGATCACACTCCAATCACATTTTATTATGTATGTGATGTTAATGCGTTTGAAGGATTGAAAAATCGTGCTCTAAAGGATGGCTACAAGCTCACTCCTTATAATTCTCTTTTTAGATTAGTAGATAATTGTCATCAAGAAATATTTACATATCAAACACTTCTCATTAATGCGAGAAGGCGAAATATGATTTTCTTTAAGAAACTTGGACTTTAA
- the traN gene encoding conjugative transposon protein TraN, which translates to MMAMFPALSTFAQQTYEEMEHLTVNEQVTTIITASEPIRFVDISTDKVVGDQPINNAIRLKPKETGHEDGEVLAIVTIVTERYRTQYALLYTTRLQEAVTDKTIELREQVAYNNPAVSMPISEMTQFARRIWNSPAKYRNVSNREHRMTMRLNNIYAVGDYFFIDFSIENRTNIRFDIDEIRIKLADKKVTKATNSQIIELHPVLVLEPAKSFRHGYRNVIVIKKMTFPNDKVLTIEMTEKQISGRNISLNIDYEDVLSADSFNHVLLEEY; encoded by the coding sequence ATGATGGCCATGTTTCCTGCCCTATCCACATTCGCCCAGCAGACATATGAAGAGATGGAGCATCTGACCGTCAATGAACAAGTTACGACTATTATCACAGCATCAGAGCCTATACGTTTCGTGGATATTTCCACAGATAAAGTAGTCGGAGACCAGCCAATAAATAATGCGATACGTCTGAAGCCTAAAGAAACTGGACACGAAGATGGTGAAGTTTTGGCTATTGTTACCATTGTCACAGAACGCTACAGGACACAGTATGCTTTGCTTTATACCACAAGGCTACAAGAGGCCGTAACAGACAAGACTATAGAACTCAGAGAGCAAGTTGCATATAATAATCCTGCCGTAAGTATGCCAATCTCCGAAATGACGCAATTCGCAAGGCGGATATGGAACTCCCCTGCCAAGTACCGCAATGTCTCGAACAGGGAGCATCGCATGACCATGCGCCTGAATAATATCTATGCGGTTGGAGATTACTTTTTCATAGATTTTTCTATCGAAAACAGAACCAATATCCGCTTTGATATTGATGAGATCCGGATAAAGCTCGCAGACAAGAAAGTGACTAAGGCTACTAATTCCCAAATTATAGAATTGCACCCTGTCTTGGTCCTTGAACCGGCAAAATCGTTTCGGCATGGGTATCGTAACGTGATAGTCATTAAGAAGATGACATTTCCTAACGATAAAGTGCTAACCATCGAAATGACTGAGAAGCAGATAAGCGGTCGAAATATCAGTCTTAACATAGACTATGAAGATGTTCTTTCAGCCGATTCATTTAACCATGTATTACTAGAGGAATATTGA
- the mads2 gene encoding methylation-associated defense system DNA methyltransferase MAD2 has protein sequence MAEEIKDEIVLNDDELICVLTGNKKKANAKELMLQSVILQMNEEYGFEMSDMKRDFTFSFQDEEDKRKRVTVDLGIFRAGATKEPENLERICIVCDTKVKAADSKKGVESTLNYALRASSCDFGLWTNGDELHFSQRIEDAVGNEKIVDIADFPGVDESIEDMERRGDRSQPRKPANDSLIRTFKRCHDYIYGNEGRKKDAFWELLNLIFCKIYDEKRRYLCAERNESYHRQFWVGVKERNTIEGQKAVAKRIKSIFEQLKTDAIFKEVFAGNEQISLSDYGVAYVASEIAKYSFLDATVDVKGTAYETIVSNTLKQEAGQFFTPRNVIKCMVEIINPTINSRVLDPACGSGGFIVMVLDHVRKQITKNMFPELDGALLEAKANSDTVNAKVKEYAENMIFGFDFDPDLKKAAKMNMVMAGDGHSNIYNINSLEYPNGTLPDIDRVSESVANSVKHKGDIKDCDSAYSLENAMGKFDCIFTNPPFGSKVEVASTISENYELKAFTAPEVLFIEQCYNFLKPGGKMGIVLPDGILGNPNTEPVRKWILEHFKLLASIDLPVETFLPQVGVQASLLFLQKKTAMERLVDPNSEMYDVFMAIAEKVGKDRRGNVIYEKDDDGAEILFVEKKEWASYNHNGELIARHRTERVKHVDDDLPKISSAYKKFLEGSR, from the coding sequence ATGGCTGAAGAGATAAAAGATGAGATAGTTCTGAACGATGATGAACTGATCTGCGTCCTAACTGGGAACAAGAAAAAGGCAAATGCTAAGGAACTGATGCTTCAATCAGTAATCCTTCAAATGAATGAAGAATATGGATTTGAAATGTCTGACATGAAACGAGATTTTACGTTTTCTTTCCAAGACGAAGAAGATAAACGTAAACGTGTCACTGTTGATCTTGGTATATTCCGTGCAGGTGCTACCAAAGAACCTGAAAATCTTGAACGCATTTGTATTGTTTGCGACACTAAAGTGAAAGCTGCTGATTCCAAGAAAGGTGTTGAAAGCACATTGAATTATGCCCTACGTGCATCTTCCTGTGATTTCGGATTATGGACTAATGGTGATGAACTTCATTTCAGTCAAAGAATAGAAGATGCTGTCGGCAATGAGAAGATTGTCGATATTGCAGATTTTCCAGGAGTCGATGAATCCATTGAAGATATGGAACGTAGAGGAGACCGTTCTCAGCCTCGTAAACCTGCAAACGATTCGTTAATCAGAACATTCAAACGTTGCCATGATTATATCTACGGAAATGAAGGAAGAAAGAAAGATGCCTTTTGGGAACTTCTAAATCTCATCTTCTGTAAGATTTATGATGAGAAGCGCAGATACCTCTGTGCAGAACGCAATGAATCGTATCATCGTCAATTTTGGGTCGGTGTAAAGGAAAGGAATACCATTGAAGGTCAAAAGGCTGTGGCAAAGCGTATAAAATCTATCTTTGAACAGTTGAAAACCGATGCAATATTTAAGGAGGTATTTGCTGGAAATGAACAGATTTCATTATCTGATTATGGAGTAGCTTATGTTGCGTCTGAAATCGCAAAATACTCCTTTTTGGATGCTACAGTTGATGTCAAGGGTACTGCATATGAGACAATTGTTAGCAACACGCTAAAACAAGAGGCAGGTCAGTTCTTTACTCCTCGAAACGTAATAAAGTGTATGGTGGAGATTATTAATCCTACAATTAATTCTCGTGTACTTGATCCTGCATGTGGGTCTGGAGGGTTCATTGTTATGGTACTTGATCATGTCCGCAAACAGATAACCAAGAATATGTTTCCAGAATTAGATGGTGCATTACTTGAAGCAAAGGCTAATTCTGATACAGTAAATGCAAAAGTCAAGGAGTATGCTGAGAATATGATTTTTGGGTTTGATTTCGATCCAGACTTAAAGAAAGCAGCTAAAATGAATATGGTAATGGCTGGTGACGGTCATTCAAATATATATAATATTAATTCACTTGAATATCCTAATGGCACTCTTCCTGATATAGATAGAGTCAGTGAATCTGTCGCTAATAGTGTAAAACACAAAGGCGATATAAAAGATTGTGATAGCGCTTACTCATTAGAAAATGCGATGGGCAAATTTGATTGTATTTTCACAAATCCTCCATTTGGCTCTAAAGTCGAGGTTGCTTCTACTATATCAGAGAATTATGAACTGAAAGCTTTCACTGCGCCTGAAGTTCTATTCATTGAACAGTGCTACAATTTCTTGAAACCAGGAGGGAAAATGGGAATAGTATTGCCGGACGGAATACTTGGCAATCCGAATACTGAGCCTGTCCGTAAGTGGATATTGGAGCACTTCAAACTATTAGCAAGCATTGACTTGCCAGTGGAGACATTCCTTCCACAGGTCGGAGTTCAAGCGTCATTACTGTTCCTTCAAAAAAAGACTGCTATGGAACGCTTAGTTGACCCCAATAGTGAAATGTATGATGTATTTATGGCTATTGCAGAAAAGGTTGGAAAAGATAGAAGGGGCAATGTCATTTATGAGAAAGATGATGATGGAGCTGAAATTCTTTTTGTAGAAAAGAAAGAATGGGCAAGTTATAACCATAATGGAGAACTTATCGCACGTCACCGTACTGAACGTGTAAAGCATGTAGATGACGATTTACCTAAGATAAGTTCAGCCTATAAAAAGTTTTTGGAGGGGTCAAGATGA
- the traM gene encoding conjugative transposon protein TraM, protein MKRILDKINFRQPKYMLPAILYIPLLGASYFIFDLFNTEKAEITDKTLQTTEFLNPNIPDATIRHGDGIGSKYENMEKSWGKIADYTAIDNIERDEPDEEKEKYESQYSSDEVALLGELEQQKALAEEEAAAKAREEEALKELERALAEARLKGQAQVSPILEDNPIQLADTSNTVSNIVNGTIDEDSRAVNAPSETSEPNVMVKKVKVPSDYFNTLTQNEQEANLIKAIIDEDIKAVDGSRVRLRLLDDVEINGTVVENGTYLYATMSGFGSQRVKGTINSVLVNDEIIKVNLSIYDTDGLEGLYVPSSSFRETAKDVASGAVGSNMSFNNGTAGSSLTQWGMQAIQNAYQKTSNAVSKAIRKNKVKLKYGTFVYIINDKEANKSSKQ, encoded by the coding sequence ATGAAAAGAATACTTGACAAAATAAATTTCAGACAACCGAAATATATGCTTCCTGCCATTCTATATATCCCTTTGTTAGGAGCATCTTATTTCATATTTGACCTTTTCAACACAGAAAAGGCGGAAATAACAGACAAGACACTCCAGACCACAGAATTTCTAAATCCAAACATACCCGATGCAACCATAAGGCATGGAGACGGAATTGGAAGTAAATATGAGAATATGGAAAAGTCATGGGGCAAGATTGCAGATTATACGGCGATTGATAATATAGAACGGGACGAACCAGATGAAGAAAAGGAAAAATATGAATCTCAATACAGTAGTGACGAAGTCGCCTTATTGGGTGAGCTGGAGCAACAGAAAGCATTGGCAGAGGAAGAGGCCGCAGCAAAGGCGAGAGAAGAGGAAGCCCTTAAAGAGCTGGAACGTGCCCTTGCCGAAGCACGTCTCAAAGGTCAGGCGCAAGTCTCACCTATACTGGAAGACAATCCTATTCAGTTAGCAGACACAAGCAATACTGTAAGTAATATTGTAAATGGCACTATCGATGAAGATAGTCGGGCGGTAAATGCACCAAGTGAGACTTCTGAACCAAATGTAATGGTCAAGAAAGTCAAAGTACCATCCGATTATTTCAATACATTAACTCAAAATGAACAGGAGGCTAACCTCATAAAGGCTATCATAGACGAGGATATTAAAGCTGTGGATGGCAGTCGAGTAAGATTGCGCTTGCTTGATGATGTAGAAATAAACGGAACCGTAGTGGAGAATGGTACTTATTTATATGCTACTATGAGCGGGTTTGGGTCGCAGAGGGTCAAAGGAACAATCAATAGTGTCCTGGTAAATGATGAAATAATAAAGGTCAACCTTTCCATATACGATACAGATGGACTTGAAGGGCTATATGTACCATCCAGTTCATTCCGTGAAACGGCCAAGGATGTAGCAAGTGGAGCAGTCGGTAGCAATATGAGTTTCAATAATGGTACTGCCGGTAGCAGCCTGACACAGTGGGGTATGCAGGCAATACAGAATGCCTATCAAAAGACAAGCAATGCTGTAAGTAAAGCTATCAGGAAGAATAAGGTGAAGTTGAAATACGGCACATTTGTCTATATCATCAACGATAAAGAAGCAAATAAATCAAGCAAACAATAA
- the traK gene encoding conjugative transposon protein TraK: MVIKNLENKIKLVGIICSLFLIGCMVISISSIWTARTMITDAQQKVYVLDGNVPILVNRTTMEETLDVEAKSHVEMFHHFFFTLPPDDQYIKYTMEKAMYLVDETGLAQYNTLKEKGFYSNILGTSAVFSIYCDSIRFDKTNMEFTYYGRQRIERRSNILMRELVTAGQLKRVPRTENNPHGLLIVNWRTLLNKDIEQKTKTTY, from the coding sequence ATGGTAATCAAGAATCTTGAAAACAAAATCAAACTGGTAGGAATCATCTGTTCCCTATTTCTGATCGGATGTATGGTTATAAGCATAAGCAGTATATGGACTGCTCGGACAATGATTACGGATGCGCAACAAAAGGTATATGTACTTGATGGCAATGTACCAATCCTTGTCAATCGGACCACTATGGAGGAAACTCTCGATGTTGAAGCAAAGAGTCATGTAGAAATGTTCCACCATTTCTTTTTTACGCTTCCTCCTGATGACCAGTACATAAAATATACAATGGAAAAGGCGATGTATCTGGTTGATGAGACTGGTTTGGCGCAGTACAATACACTTAAAGAAAAAGGGTTTTATTCAAACATTCTCGGTACAAGTGCAGTATTCTCAATTTATTGCGATAGTATTCGCTTTGACAAAACCAATATGGAGTTCACTTATTATGGAAGGCAGCGTATAGAACGAAGAAGTAACATACTAATGAGAGAGCTTGTAACAGCCGGTCAACTCAAACGTGTGCCTAGAACTGAAAATAACCCTCACGGACTACTTATAGTAAACTGGCGAACACTACTCAATAAAGACATAGAACAAAAGACAAAAACAACGTATTAA
- a CDS encoding type IV secretory system conjugative DNA transfer family protein, with product MEESKELQGFYKIFRGVIYVSILLEFFEYAIDPSILDSWNGILADIQGRIKRWVIYNDGNLAYSKLTTFLLICITCIGTRNKKKLEFNGRKQVLYPLIIGIGLIVLSVWLFSHTILPKLYSINLNIWLYMLASILGAVSIHIALDNISKFLKEGLLKDRFNFENESFDQCKELQENKYSVNIPMRYYYKGKFRKGWVNITNPFRGTWVVGTPGSGKTFSIIEPFIRQHSAKGFAMVVYDYKFPTLATKLYYHYKKNQKLGKLPQGCKFNIINFVDVEYSRRVNPIQLKYINNLAAASETAETLLESLQKGKKEGGGGSDQFFQTSAVNFLAACIYFFCNWSKEPYDKDGNMLIAEKVQDKQTKRMIPTGRVFNAAKEEVEPAYWLGRYSDMPHILSFLNESYQTIFEVLETDNEVAPLLGPFQTALKNKAMEQLEGMIGTLRVYTSRLATKESYWIFHKDGDDFDLKVSDPKSPSYLLIANDPEMESIIGALNALILNRLVTRVNTGQGKNIPVSIIVDELPTLYFHKIDRLIGTARSNKVSVALGFQELPQLEADYGKVGMQKIITTVGNVVSGSARAKETLEWLSSDIFGKVVQLKKGVTIDRDKTSINLNENMDSLVPASKISDMPTGWICGQTARDFVKTKTGTGGSMNIQESEEFKTSKFFCKTDFNMEEIKKEEAGYVPLPKFYTFKSRDERERILYKNFVQVGEDVKAMIKEIQQYKVK from the coding sequence ATGGAAGAAAGCAAAGAATTACAAGGTTTTTATAAGATATTCCGTGGGGTCATATACGTATCTATCCTGCTGGAGTTCTTCGAGTATGCTATCGATCCATCCATTCTTGACAGCTGGAATGGAATTTTGGCTGACATTCAAGGACGTATCAAGCGTTGGGTCATATACAATGATGGAAATTTGGCATATAGTAAACTGACCACATTTCTATTGATTTGTATCACTTGCATAGGAACACGAAATAAGAAGAAGCTTGAATTTAATGGCCGAAAGCAAGTCTTATATCCGCTGATAATAGGCATTGGCCTAATTGTACTGTCTGTATGGCTGTTCAGTCATACAATACTGCCAAAGCTATATAGCATAAATCTGAATATTTGGCTTTATATGCTTGCCTCCATATTAGGTGCGGTATCAATACACATTGCTCTAGACAATATATCTAAATTCCTGAAAGAAGGACTGCTCAAAGACCGTTTCAATTTTGAAAATGAAAGCTTTGATCAATGTAAAGAATTGCAGGAAAACAAATACTCAGTCAATATACCAATGCGCTACTATTACAAAGGAAAGTTCCGTAAAGGCTGGGTAAACATAACCAATCCTTTCCGAGGAACATGGGTAGTAGGAACACCTGGTTCAGGTAAGACATTCTCCATTATTGAGCCGTTCATCCGTCAGCATTCGGCAAAGGGCTTCGCTATGGTAGTCTATGACTACAAGTTCCCCACATTGGCAACAAAGCTATATTATCATTACAAGAAGAATCAAAAGCTTGGCAAGCTGCCACAAGGCTGCAAGTTTAACATCATTAATTTCGTAGATGTTGAATACAGTCGCAGAGTAAACCCTATTCAGTTGAAGTATATCAACAATCTTGCGGCTGCTTCAGAAACTGCTGAGACTCTTCTGGAGTCCTTGCAAAAGGGTAAAAAAGAAGGTGGCGGAGGTAGTGACCAGTTCTTCCAGACTTCTGCCGTGAACTTTTTGGCTGCCTGCATCTATTTCTTCTGCAACTGGAGCAAAGAACCATACGATAAAGATGGCAATATGCTTATTGCAGAAAAGGTACAGGATAAGCAGACTAAGCGCATGATTCCAACAGGACGCGTTTTTAATGCTGCCAAAGAAGAGGTGGAGCCTGCATATTGGCTTGGACGCTATTCAGATATGCCTCATATCCTGTCTTTCCTTAATGAGAGCTATCAGACAATATTCGAAGTATTGGAGACAGACAATGAAGTAGCCCCCCTACTCGGTCCTTTTCAGACAGCTTTAAAGAATAAGGCAATGGAACAATTGGAAGGTATGATAGGTACACTACGTGTTTATACTTCACGATTGGCTACCAAGGAAAGTTACTGGATATTCCATAAGGATGGCGATGACTTTGATCTGAAAGTTTCAGACCCGAAGTCCCCCTCCTATTTGCTTATTGCGAATGATCCGGAAATGGAAAGTATTATAGGAGCGTTAAACGCACTTATCCTCAATCGTCTTGTTACAAGGGTAAATACAGGACAAGGCAAGAATATTCCTGTAAGCATCATCGTGGATGAGTTGCCTACTCTCTATTTCCACAAAATAGACCGCCTTATCGGAACGGCACGAAGCAATAAAGTATCTGTAGCTTTGGGATTTCAGGAACTTCCCCAGCTCGAAGCCGATTATGGAAAGGTTGGTATGCAGAAAATCATCACAACGGTCGGTAATGTAGTGAGTGGTTCCGCACGAGCCAAAGAAACTCTGGAGTGGCTATCATCAGACATTTTCGGCAAAGTAGTACAGTTGAAGAAAGGCGTGACTATAGACAGGGATAAGACATCCATAAATCTCAATGAAAACATGGACAGCCTTGTTCCTGCGTCCAAAATTTCAGATATGCCAACCGGCTGGATCTGCGGCCAAACTGCAAGAGACTTTGTGAAAACCAAGACAGGTACAGGCGGCTCGATGAACATTCAGGAAAGCGAGGAATTCAAGACCTCGAAATTTTTCTGTAAGACAGACTTTAATATGGAGGAAATCAAAAAGGAAGAAGCCGGCTATGTTCCTCTCCCTAAGTTTTATACTTTCAAATCAAGAGACGAGCGGGAACGCATACTCTACAAGAACTTTGTTCAAGTGGGAGAAGATGTCAAGGCTATGATTAAGGAGATTCAGCAGTATAAGGTCAAATAA
- a CDS encoding site-specific integrase: protein MGRKKKSLIEKSPFKLRHRKLADGRLSLFLDRSVNGGHEYEFLQLYLVPETSTQAKRQNARTLRKAEDIRRERAEALLNAKVEAVPESTSSDMLLSDWMAIVRKNHEHRGARDLNGIDNARKNLLKFRVDVRLCDVDKQFYLDYIDWLRSSCKTAWGKPVSPKTAHSYYTTLRTALNEAVRENLIASNPWYRLEMTEKIKVPESKRDFLTIEEIKRMMATPFFNEQVRQAYLFSCFCGLRISDIRKLRWRDLSMSGGQWRASVVMTKTIHPVYIPLSSQAVKWLPERGDCTPDGLVFGGLPNEGNLCVNLKNWAEKAGVKKNVTFHTARHSCAVLLLTLGADIYTVSKILGHRSVRSTQVYAKIVDKKKDDAIALVDNAF from the coding sequence ATGGGAAGAAAAAAGAAATCATTGATAGAGAAATCTCCGTTCAAGTTACGCCACCGCAAACTGGCGGACGGGCGTTTATCCCTGTTTCTTGACCGTAGCGTGAACGGCGGGCACGAGTACGAGTTCCTGCAACTCTATCTCGTGCCGGAGACATCCACCCAAGCGAAGCGGCAAAACGCGCGGACACTCCGCAAGGCGGAAGACATCCGGCGTGAGCGGGCGGAAGCACTGCTCAACGCAAAGGTGGAAGCGGTGCCGGAAAGCACATCCTCCGACATGCTGCTGTCCGACTGGATGGCCATTGTTCGTAAGAACCACGAGCACCGGGGAGCGCGTGACCTGAACGGTATCGACAACGCCCGCAAGAACCTGTTGAAATTCCGTGTGGATGTCAGGCTCTGTGATGTGGACAAGCAATTCTATCTTGACTATATCGACTGGCTCCGCTCTTCCTGCAAGACCGCATGGGGCAAACCTGTATCTCCCAAAACGGCGCATTCCTATTATACGACCTTGCGCACCGCATTGAACGAGGCCGTCCGTGAGAACCTGATTGCCTCGAACCCGTGGTACAGGCTGGAAATGACCGAGAAAATCAAGGTACCCGAGAGCAAGCGGGATTTCCTGACCATCGAGGAAATAAAGAGGATGATGGCCACGCCGTTCTTTAACGAGCAGGTACGGCAGGCATACCTGTTCTCCTGTTTCTGCGGGCTGCGTATCAGCGATATCCGAAAGCTGCGCTGGCGTGACCTCTCCATGTCAGGTGGACAATGGCGTGCATCGGTGGTGATGACGAAGACCATCCATCCCGTCTATATCCCCCTATCATCCCAAGCCGTGAAATGGCTGCCGGAACGAGGGGACTGCACGCCCGACGGCCTTGTTTTCGGAGGACTGCCCAATGAAGGCAATCTTTGTGTCAATCTCAAGAACTGGGCGGAAAAGGCCGGGGTGAAGAAGAACGTGACCTTCCACACGGCCCGGCATTCATGCGCGGTGCTGCTGCTGACGCTCGGGGCGGACATCTATACCGTTTCCAAAATTCTCGGCCACCGTTCCGTGCGTTCCACGCAGGTTTACGCGAAAATTGTGGACAAGAAGAAAGACGATGCAATCGCATTGGTTGACAACGCATTCTAA
- a CDS encoding helix-turn-helix transcriptional regulator — MKNKDLNRLKVVLAEKKRTNKWLAEQLGKDPATVSKWCTNSAQPNLENLMEIAKCLEVDVNELLRMDQHG; from the coding sequence ATGAAAAACAAAGATCTGAATCGATTAAAAGTGGTGCTTGCGGAGAAGAAACGAACGAATAAGTGGCTTGCAGAACAACTCGGGAAAGACCCAGCTACTGTTTCAAAATGGTGTACAAACTCAGCACAGCCCAACTTGGAGAATCTCATGGAGATTGCAAAATGTTTAGAAGTAGATGTTAATGAACTTCTAAGAATGGACCAACATGGATGA